A single region of the Oxyura jamaicensis isolate SHBP4307 breed ruddy duck chromosome 6, BPBGC_Ojam_1.0, whole genome shotgun sequence genome encodes:
- the RGR gene encoding RPE-retinal G protein-coupled receptor: MVTAYPLPEGFTELEVFAIGTALLVEALLGFCLNGLTIISFRKIKELRTPSNLLVLSIALADCGICINAFIAAFSSFLRYWPYGSDGCQIHGFQGFLTALASISSSAAVAWDRYHHYCTRSKLQWSTAISMMVFAWLFAAFWSIMPLLGWGEYDYEPLRTCCTLDYSKGDRNYITFLFALSIFNFIIPGFIMLTAYQSIHQKFKKTGHHKFNTGLPLKTLVICWGPYCLLCFYAAVENVMFISPKYRMIPAVIAKTVPMVDAFVYALGNENYRGGIWQFLTGQKIEKAEVDNKAK; the protein is encoded by the exons cccTGCTTGGTTTCTGTCTGAATGGGTTGACAATTATTTCATTCCGAAAAATCAAAGAGCTCCGAACACCCAGCAATCTGCTGGTTCTCAGCATTGCACTGGCTGACTGCGGGATCTGCATCAATGCATTCATCGCTGCCTTTTCCAGTTTCCTAag GTACTGGCCCTACGGCTCTGACGGCTGTCAAATTCATGGATTCCAGGGCTTCTTGACAGCATTAGCCAGTATTAGCTCCAGTGCTGCAGTTGCCTGGGACCGGTATCATCACTACTGTACAA GAAGCAAGCTGCAGTGGAGCACAGCCATCTCCATGATGGTGTTCGCCTGGCTCTTTGCTGCCTTCTGGTCCATCATGCCcttgctggggtggggggagtaTGACTACGAGCCCCTCCGGACCTGCTGCACCCTGGACTACAGCAAAGGGGACAG AAACTATATCACATTCCTTTTTGCTCTGTCCATTTTCAATTTCATAATCCCGGGCTTCATCATGCTGACAGCCTATCAGTCCATTCACCAGAAGTTCAAGAAAACTGGTCACCATAAG tttaacaCCGGTTTACCATTGAAGACGCTGGTCATTTGCTGGGGTCCCTATTGCCTTTTATGCTTCTATGCAGCAGTTGAAAATGTGATGTTCATTTCACCAAAATACCGAATG ATCCCTGCCGTTATTGCCAAGACGGTGCCAATGGTGGACGCCTTTGTATATGCCCTGGGCAATGAGAACTACAGAGGAGGAATATGGCAATTCCTCACAGGACAGAAGATTGAGAAAGCAGAGGTTGATAACAAAGCTAAATAA